A section of the Candidatus Limnocylindrales bacterium genome encodes:
- a CDS encoding response regulator — MAHRILIVEDEPGMIELLTVALEDEGYEVFIASNGVEGLEQIEKKDPDLVISDVMMPDMNGFDFCQQLRNNPRTASIPFIFLTAKKDVSDRVKGLNAGADDYISKPFHIVEVVARIRSLLQRSERVKVAQRTSTAETEKDVAAIKGNLQEVGIGELFQTFVVLTKKTGRLVVTSGQRKGEIYFQDGNVIHAIVDRRKGEEAVYRLLTWKSGQFTFDTGVLPPVATMKKSAEGLLMEGMRRLDEYHRLLDQFPSPDTPLEVTSLTEEGLSIQELNILNLINRYSTLDEVVYHSNYNQLDTLKLILKLYNQKIIRVPEKKKSKKKQEKPDYDQLADDLFG; from the coding sequence ATGGCCCACAGGATTCTGATCGTGGAAGATGAACCTGGAATGATAGAATTACTAACCGTTGCTTTAGAGGATGAAGGTTATGAAGTTTTTATTGCCAGCAATGGGGTAGAAGGGCTGGAACAAATAGAAAAGAAAGATCCAGACCTGGTTATTTCTGATGTGATGATGCCGGATATGAACGGCTTCGATTTTTGTCAACAGTTGCGCAATAATCCTCGTACGGCTTCGATACCCTTTATCTTTCTGACGGCTAAAAAAGATGTTTCAGATCGGGTCAAAGGTCTAAATGCCGGTGCCGATGATTACATCAGTAAACCTTTCCACATCGTGGAAGTCGTAGCCCGTATCCGGTCTTTACTCCAGAGATCTGAGCGGGTGAAGGTTGCTCAGAGAACCTCAACGGCGGAGACGGAAAAAGACGTCGCCGCCATTAAAGGTAACCTGCAAGAAGTAGGTATCGGAGAGCTTTTTCAGACCTTTGTGGTTCTTACCAAAAAGACCGGCAGATTGGTTGTTACATCGGGGCAACGAAAAGGAGAGATTTATTTTCAGGATGGGAACGTAATCCATGCCATAGTGGATCGACGAAAGGGGGAAGAAGCGGTATATCGCTTACTGACCTGGAAAAGTGGACAATTCACCTTTGATACAGGAGTTCTCCCACCCGTCGCCACTATGAAAAAAAGTGCAGAAGGTTTGCTCATGGAAGGGATGCGGCGTTTAGATGAGTATCACCGTTTGCTGGATCAATTTCCTTCTCCGGATACTCCCCTGGAAGTAACCTCTTTAACCGAAGAAGGGCTAAGTATCCAGGAGTTAAATATTCTTAATCTCATTAATCGGTATTCAACCCTTGACGAGGTTGTTTATCATAGTAATTATAACCAACTGGATACACTCAAATTAATTCTCAAACTCTACAACCAGAAGATTATCCGGGTTCCTGAAAAGAAGAAAAGTAAAAAGAAGCAGGAAAAACCAGACTATGACCAGTTGGCGGATGATCTGTTCGGTTAA
- a CDS encoding glycosyltransferase — protein sequence MKVSTPGSSIYLSIIIPVYNGGNQIAGSVKKIIDSVKDRGYTFEIILIDDGSLDNTGLEITKLAENLPWIRSLFNEQNKGKGFSVRKGILASRGEYVLYTDADVAYPISQVEDLLKCLQEGYDIALGSRAYEESRFILSPRDFRYIFQRHLIGRIFNLFVRAVLLEQIRDTQSGFKCFTRKAALHLFSKQFHNDFSFDVEVLFLAQKLGYRIKEIPVVVEYTGGPSSVKLLRDSFRMFWEVWRIKFDYWRRCYRLDEVRRI from the coding sequence ATGAAGGTTTCTACCCCGGGTTCCTCGATTTATTTATCTATTATTATTCCGGTCTATAATGGCGGAAACCAAATTGCAGGTAGTGTAAAAAAAATTATTGATTCTGTAAAGGATCGGGGTTATACTTTTGAAATCATTTTGATCGATGATGGAAGTCTAGATAATACAGGTCTTGAAATTACAAAACTGGCAGAAAATCTGCCCTGGATTCGCTCTCTGTTTAATGAGCAAAACAAAGGAAAAGGATTTTCTGTCCGAAAGGGAATCTTAGCTTCCAGGGGAGAGTATGTGCTTTATACCGACGCAGATGTAGCTTATCCGATTTCTCAAGTAGAAGATCTGCTAAAATGCCTTCAAGAAGGGTACGATATTGCTTTGGGTTCCAGGGCGTATGAAGAATCTCGATTTATTTTAAGTCCTCGAGATTTTAGATATATCTTTCAAAGACATCTGATCGGTCGGATATTTAATCTATTTGTTCGTGCCGTTCTTTTAGAACAAATACGAGACACTCAGAGCGGTTTTAAGTGTTTTACGAGAAAAGCCGCCTTGCACCTGTTTTCTAAACAGTTTCATAATGATTTTAGCTTCGATGTGGAGGTCCTTTTCCTGGCCCAGAAACTGGGTTATCGTATTAAAGAAATCCCTGTCGTTGTTGAGTACACAGGAGGGCCCAGTAGCGTTAAGTTGCTGAGAGATTCCTTCAGGATGTTCTGGGAAGTCTGGCGCATTAAATTCGATTACTGGCGAAGATGTTATCGATTAGATGAAGTCCGACGGATTTAA
- a CDS encoding ABC transporter ATP-binding protein — protein sequence MTIEINHLTKRYGNITAVSDLTLQIAQGEFFGFLGPNGAGKTTTIKILAGLLKPTSGTVRIAGFDIQHQPLETKRIIGFIPDRPFIYPKLTGREFLKFVAGLYELESDVCLKRIERLLDMFELTAWGDELIESYSHGMKQKLVMSSALLHQPKVLIVDEPMVGLDPKGARVVKEIFKRVSQEGTTIFMSTHSLEVAEQMCHRIGIILKGNLIAQGTMGELQQMAQTSLNRLEDIFLELTGGSEIQEIAVF from the coding sequence ATGACCATCGAGATTAACCATCTTACTAAAAGATACGGTAACATCACGGCAGTATCTGATCTGACCCTCCAAATTGCCCAGGGGGAATTTTTCGGGTTTTTAGGTCCCAACGGAGCCGGAAAAACAACGACCATAAAAATCCTGGCCGGATTGTTAAAACCAACCTCAGGAACAGTTCGAATTGCGGGTTTTGATATCCAGCACCAACCTTTGGAAACCAAACGGATTATTGGATTCATTCCAGACCGACCGTTCATCTACCCAAAGCTAACGGGACGGGAGTTTCTGAAGTTTGTCGCAGGGCTTTATGAATTGGAGAGCGATGTCTGTCTAAAACGGATCGAACGGCTTCTAGACATGTTTGAATTAACCGCCTGGGGAGATGAACTCATAGAAAGTTACTCCCACGGCATGAAGCAAAAATTAGTCATGTCTTCAGCTTTACTTCATCAGCCCAAAGTTCTCATCGTAGACGAACCCATGGTGGGATTGGATCCCAAAGGGGCCCGGGTAGTTAAAGAAATTTTTAAACGGGTCAGTCAGGAGGGAACTACGATTTTCATGTCGACCCACAGTTTGGAAGTTGCCGAACAAATGTGCCATCGTATCGGGATTATCCTCAAAGGAAATCTTATTGCCCAGGGAACTATGGGTGAATTACAGCAAATGGCCCAAACTTCCTTGAACCGACTGGAAGATATCTTTTTAGAACTGACCGGTGGTTCCGAGATACAGGAAATCGCCGTGTTTTAA
- a CDS encoding TlpA disulfide reductase family protein, translated as MRSKTGMLTFEGKEKKLITLLIISPILLVLGIFTVTFFHKTGTSQPLQKLEPPREGSLAPNFTFPDLEGRPVSLSDFKGKVVFVNIWATWCPTCVDEMASMQQLYDRFKGRDFEILSVSIDALGEQVVVPFMKKHQLTFPVLLDPTGKIKKLYATTGVPESFIVDKNGTLVLKVIGPQNWAAREVVTYFENLLKQGSG; from the coding sequence ATGAGATCAAAAACGGGTATGCTAACCTTTGAAGGTAAAGAGAAAAAACTGATCACCCTTCTTATCATCAGTCCCATTCTTTTAGTTCTGGGGATTTTCACGGTGACTTTTTTCCACAAAACCGGTACCAGTCAACCCCTGCAAAAACTGGAACCTCCACGGGAAGGATCTCTGGCTCCGAACTTTACCTTTCCTGACCTGGAAGGCCGGCCGGTGAGCTTGAGCGACTTCAAAGGCAAAGTGGTTTTTGTCAATATCTGGGCAACCTGGTGTCCGACCTGTGTCGATGAAATGGCTTCTATGCAACAGCTTTACGACCGGTTCAAAGGAAGAGATTTTGAGATTCTCTCGGTGAGTATCGATGCGTTGGGAGAGCAGGTTGTGGTTCCCTTCATGAAAAAGCATCAACTGACCTTCCCGGTGCTCTTGGATCCAACCGGAAAAATCAAAAAACTTTATGCAACTACCGGAGTTCCCGAGAGCTTCATTGTAGATAAAAACGGAACCCTCGTACTAAAGGTTATAGGACCTCAAAACTGGGCGGCCCGGGAAGTTGTTACCTACTTTGAGAATCTCCTCAAACAGGGATCAGGATAA
- the glnD gene encoding [protein-PII] uridylyltransferase, whose protein sequence is MISDLKTQLTQRLDQAEEVWLQTNSRTQELEQDVQLRQIDFEVYKSFIREYKDKIRQDHERGVRGEWVVREYTGLLDAVLINLFNRAVKEYQRKMTRLGSECTLIALGGYGRRELNPYSDIDIMFLYPYTMTPFVETITERILYMLWDLGFQIGNSCRSIDQVIKLMPTDHTIITAILDSRYLAGTRELYDEYYRKAMNLIGTSLLDTYLKNRLLDREARLKKYEDSRCVLEPNVKEGPGGLRDIHEIRWVSQAKFGTSDLDYLVGERYLLEEDRHEVVNALEFYWKIRNHLHFLAGRKADVLYVDVQTEVARFLGYKDTSSSLAVEEFMEQYHRQSRKIADITSIFMRKACKNKSRTRRLIAKLRTRSLHNGFAVYDGTIFPDKGNKNIFEEDPEKLMEVFVIAQKVGAIPSDHTLRLIRSNLHLVDDAFCASKRVNQLFLSLFESGRDLYRILRAMQSSGFLEKFIPEFKHITCRVQFDLYHHYTVDEHTLIALRNLEELTESEDPQLKPLVEIFTQIKKPANLRLGILFHDIGKHVKENHSQVGAQIARNVLTRLGAKEEDIKTVELLVLKHLSMSKLATRRDIYDEEIITRFAQELGSADNLRMLYLLTYADMRAVGPNIWNSWNATLLQELYNLTRQKFEEDLTEIQKPGILDSLREQLRGHYNEARLQYHLDTMPSSYFYRTSAEIILEHLRLIDERGEKIFKTWYAQDPKTGYLTLTVCTSDRPGLFADITGCLAANGINILKAEIYTRKDGIALDTLWISDFYPDEPPSPGKLRRFEEDLTSVLTGARLTETLFKAGSLPHPSKRPQALQIPTEIRFDNKASSTHTILEVITEDRLGVLYTIARTLTGLGLDIYLAKINTEANKVIDVFYVTDIKGQKLTDNVHLYEIRTQLEKNLT, encoded by the coding sequence ATGATCTCGGATCTCAAAACCCAACTTACCCAGCGGCTAGATCAGGCAGAGGAGGTCTGGCTTCAAACCAATTCCAGGACCCAGGAACTGGAGCAGGATGTTCAATTACGGCAAATTGATTTTGAAGTGTATAAATCCTTTATCAGGGAATATAAGGATAAAATCCGACAGGATCATGAAAGAGGCGTCAGGGGGGAATGGGTCGTTCGAGAATATACGGGTTTACTGGATGCGGTTTTGATCAACCTGTTTAATCGGGCCGTGAAAGAATATCAACGGAAAATGACCCGACTGGGTTCTGAGTGTACTTTGATTGCACTGGGGGGATATGGGCGACGGGAGTTAAATCCGTATTCGGATATTGATATCATGTTTTTGTATCCTTATACCATGACCCCTTTTGTGGAGACGATCACCGAACGGATTCTGTATATGCTCTGGGATTTGGGATTTCAAATTGGAAACAGTTGCCGATCCATCGATCAGGTGATCAAGCTTATGCCCACCGATCATACGATTATAACGGCTATTCTTGATTCTCGTTATCTGGCCGGAACTCGGGAACTCTATGACGAATACTATCGAAAGGCCATGAACCTGATCGGAACCTCCCTGTTGGATACTTATCTTAAAAACAGGCTTCTGGATCGAGAAGCCCGGTTAAAGAAGTATGAAGATTCTCGATGTGTTTTGGAACCCAATGTTAAAGAGGGTCCAGGGGGTTTAAGGGATATCCATGAGATACGATGGGTTTCCCAGGCTAAATTTGGGACTTCGGATCTGGATTATCTCGTCGGAGAACGATATCTGTTGGAGGAAGATCGTCACGAGGTTGTAAATGCCCTGGAATTTTACTGGAAGATACGAAATCATCTCCATTTCTTGGCCGGTAGAAAAGCCGATGTGTTATATGTGGACGTACAGACAGAAGTGGCCCGTTTTCTGGGATACAAGGATACTTCTTCTTCTCTGGCCGTTGAGGAGTTTATGGAGCAATATCATCGTCAATCCCGAAAGATTGCAGATATTACCTCTATCTTTATGCGTAAGGCCTGCAAAAATAAATCCAGGACCCGTCGATTGATCGCTAAACTGAGGACAAGAAGCCTCCATAACGGTTTTGCAGTTTACGATGGTACGATTTTTCCAGACAAAGGGAACAAAAACATTTTTGAAGAAGACCCGGAGAAATTAATGGAGGTATTTGTTATTGCTCAGAAAGTTGGTGCCATTCCCAGCGACCACACCCTCCGTCTCATAAGGTCTAATTTACATTTGGTTGATGACGCCTTTTGTGCTTCAAAACGGGTTAATCAGCTTTTCTTATCTCTCTTTGAATCCGGTAGGGACCTGTATAGAATTCTTCGGGCCATGCAAAGCTCTGGATTTCTGGAAAAGTTCATCCCGGAATTTAAACATATTACCTGTCGGGTTCAATTTGACCTCTACCATCATTATACCGTCGATGAACATACTTTGATCGCTCTACGGAATCTGGAGGAACTCACCGAATCCGAAGATCCTCAATTGAAACCCCTGGTCGAGATTTTCACCCAGATAAAGAAACCGGCTAATCTGAGGCTTGGAATTTTATTTCATGATATCGGTAAGCATGTCAAAGAGAATCATTCCCAGGTCGGTGCCCAGATTGCCAGAAATGTTTTAACCCGGCTCGGAGCTAAGGAAGAGGATATAAAGACCGTTGAGCTTCTGGTTCTCAAACATTTAAGCATGTCCAAGCTGGCAACCCGTCGAGATATCTACGATGAGGAAATTATTACGCGATTTGCCCAGGAGTTGGGTTCTGCAGATAATCTCCGCATGTTATATCTACTGACCTATGCCGACATGAGGGCCGTAGGGCCGAATATCTGGAATAGCTGGAATGCCACTTTACTCCAGGAACTTTACAATTTAACCCGACAAAAGTTTGAAGAAGATTTAACAGAAATCCAAAAGCCCGGTATCCTGGATTCGCTTCGAGAGCAACTCCGTGGTCATTACAATGAAGCCAGGCTTCAATATCACCTGGACACCATGCCCTCCAGCTATTTTTATAGAACCTCTGCCGAGATTATCTTAGAACATCTGCGGTTGATTGATGAACGAGGAGAAAAAATTTTCAAAACCTGGTATGCACAAGATCCAAAAACCGGGTATCTAACCCTGACCGTCTGTACCTCCGACCGACCCGGCCTTTTCGCCGATATTACAGGTTGTCTGGCGGCAAATGGGATTAACATTCTCAAAGCAGAAATTTATACTCGAAAGGATGGCATTGCCCTGGATACCCTATGGATCTCCGATTTCTATCCGGATGAACCCCCCAGCCCCGGTAAACTGAGACGATTTGAAGAGGATTTAACTTCCGTGCTCACCGGTGCACGCCTTACAGAAACCCTCTTTAAAGCAGGGTCCCTGCCCCATCCCAGTAAAAGGCCTCAGGCACTTCAAATTCCTACTGAAATTCGGTTCGATAATAAAGCTTCCAGTACCCATACCATTCTGGAAGTCATTACCGAAGATCGGCTGGGGGTTCTCTATACCATTGCTCGAACCTTAACCGGTCTGGGTTTGGATATTTACCTGGCTAAAATCAACACAGAAGCCAATAAGGTTATTGACGTGTTTTATGTTACAGATATAAAAGGACAGAAACTTACAGATAACGTTCATCTCTATGAAATCCGGACTCAACTGGAAAAAAACCTTACTTAG